A single Thermaerobacter sp. FW80 DNA region contains:
- a CDS encoding heavy metal translocating P-type ATPase — protein MDLPNRTLQAYPLVGVDCARCAQRIEDALRREPGFEDATVDVATGAVLLPPDGLERARAIVARVEPGARLLDRPAAPGRERGGAATEAGSSTRLGDRPAGGGGPCFAMRDEPAQGAAAAAPAGGAGLREGAHRGAGAVGDAEADERRAMRRRLAALGLATVLFAAAALVHRRFAGTPLGLLADAVLLAVYLGVGRGVLTAALRNLRRGEVFDENFLMTAATLGAIALRELPEAVAVMLFYTVGEFFQDLAVQRSRRSIRALLDLRPEFARVRRGGVLETVDPAAVAVGEAIEVRPGERIPLDGRVTAGSSFVDTSALTGEAVPRRVEPGDEVLAGMVNVRGVLTVRVSRPFGASQVVRVLELVERAAARKAPTERFITTFARYYTPAVVAVAVALAVVPPLVVPGMGWGEAVRRALVLLVIACPCALVLSVPLGYFAGLGAASRQGVLVKGAHYLDALARLDAVVWDKTGTLTRGEYEVVAVRACDGTTPERVVELAAHAEAASGHPIAAAIARAYGRPVDPGRVAEVEELAGRGVRARVDGHRVWVGSARFLRQEGVDLADGERLGLRFPAPAGAVAVSGCPTGGGCAEGRDGGVTGVAGEASGFGGAKASGGAPSGGARAIAGAAGSRGEGGPRRVEPGTAPPPPAASEARSGKGVGRCRVGTETDGAADGPGGTEVLVAVDGRLVGRIVIADRLKPGSVEAIRALRRLGIRRQVMLTGDRPEVARAVAAALSLDEVRAGLLPDEKVAALEQLERLGRHEPRADG, from the coding sequence ATGGACTTGCCCAATCGGACGCTGCAAGCCTACCCGCTGGTCGGCGTGGACTGCGCCCGCTGCGCCCAGCGCATCGAGGACGCGCTGCGCCGGGAGCCGGGCTTCGAAGATGCCACCGTCGACGTCGCCACGGGCGCGGTGCTGCTGCCGCCCGACGGGCTCGAGCGGGCCCGGGCCATCGTCGCCCGGGTGGAGCCGGGCGCCCGGCTGCTGGACCGTCCTGCCGCGCCGGGCCGGGAGCGCGGTGGCGCGGCGACGGAGGCCGGTTCGTCCACCCGGTTGGGGGATCGCCCGGCCGGCGGGGGCGGTCCGTGCTTCGCGATGCGGGACGAACCGGCCCAAGGGGCCGCGGCGGCCGCGCCGGCCGGCGGAGCCGGACTGCGGGAGGGGGCGCACCGGGGCGCGGGGGCCGTCGGCGACGCGGAAGCGGACGAACGCCGGGCGATGCGGCGGCGCCTGGCGGCGCTCGGGCTCGCCACGGTGCTCTTCGCCGCCGCGGCGCTCGTCCATCGGCGGTTCGCCGGGACGCCGCTGGGGTTGCTGGCGGACGCCGTCCTGCTGGCGGTCTACCTCGGCGTCGGCCGCGGCGTGCTGACCGCCGCCCTGCGCAACCTCCGGCGCGGGGAGGTCTTCGACGAGAACTTCCTCATGACCGCGGCCACCCTGGGGGCCATCGCCCTGCGCGAACTGCCGGAGGCGGTGGCCGTGATGCTCTTCTACACCGTGGGCGAGTTCTTCCAGGACCTGGCCGTGCAGCGCTCCCGCCGGTCCATCCGCGCCCTCCTGGACCTGCGCCCCGAGTTCGCCCGCGTCCGCCGGGGTGGGGTGCTGGAGACGGTGGACCCCGCCGCCGTGGCGGTGGGCGAGGCGATCGAGGTGCGGCCGGGGGAGCGGATCCCGCTGGACGGTCGGGTGACGGCCGGTTCGTCCTTCGTGGACACGTCGGCCCTGACGGGCGAGGCGGTGCCCCGGCGGGTCGAACCCGGCGACGAGGTCCTGGCCGGCATGGTGAACGTCCGTGGCGTCCTGACCGTGCGCGTGAGCCGGCCCTTCGGCGCGTCCCAGGTGGTGCGGGTCCTGGAGCTGGTGGAGCGGGCGGCTGCGCGCAAGGCGCCCACCGAGCGCTTCATCACCACCTTCGCGCGGTACTACACCCCCGCGGTGGTGGCGGTGGCCGTGGCCCTGGCCGTGGTGCCGCCGCTCGTGGTGCCCGGGATGGGGTGGGGCGAGGCGGTGCGGCGGGCGCTGGTCCTGCTGGTGATCGCTTGCCCCTGCGCTCTGGTCTTGTCGGTGCCCCTGGGCTACTTCGCGGGTTTGGGGGCGGCCTCGCGGCAGGGCGTGCTGGTGAAGGGCGCCCACTACCTGGATGCGCTGGCGCGGCTGGATGCGGTGGTCTGGGACAAGACGGGCACCTTGACCCGGGGCGAATACGAGGTGGTGGCCGTCCGCGCCTGTGACGGGACGACACCCGAGCGGGTGGTGGAACTCGCGGCCCACGCCGAGGCGGCGTCGGGACATCCCATCGCCGCCGCCATCGCCCGTGCCTACGGCCGGCCGGTGGATCCGGGTCGCGTCGCGGAGGTGGAGGAACTGGCCGGGCGGGGCGTGCGCGCCCGGGTGGACGGTCACCGGGTGTGGGTCGGCAGCGCCCGGTTCCTCCGGCAAGAGGGGGTCGACCTGGCAGACGGCGAGCGGCTCGGGCTGAGGTTCCCTGCCCCCGCGGGCGCTGTCGCGGTGAGCGGGTGCCCAACGGGAGGCGGTTGCGCCGAGGGGCGCGATGGTGGCGTGACCGGGGTGGCAGGAGAGGCGAGCGGGTTTGGCGGTGCCAAGGCTTCCGGTGGTGCTCCCTCCGGTGGCGCTCGCGCCATCGCCGGTGCTGCCGGGAGCCGCGGTGAAGGCGGACCGCGGAGGGTTGAGCCGGGGACGGCGCCCCCGCCTCCCGCAGCGTCGGAGGCGCGGTCGGGGAAGGGGGTCGGCCGCTGCCGCGTCGGTACGGAGACGGACGGTGCGGCGGACGGTCCGGGCGGCACCGAGGTCCTGGTCGCCGTCGACGGCCGGCTGGTGGGGCGGATCGTCATCGCCGATCGGCTGAAGCCCGGCTCGGTGGAGGCCATCCGGGCCCTGCGACGCCTCGGCATCCGGCGGCAGGTCATGCTGACGGGCGACCGGCCCGAGGTGGCCCGGGCGGTGGCGGCCGCCTTGAGCCTCGACGAGGTACGGGCCGGGCTGCTGCCCGATGAGAAGGTGGCTGCCCTGGAGCAGCTGGAGCGGCTGGGCCGGCACGAGCCGAGGGCGGATGGGTGA
- a CDS encoding metalloregulator ArsR/SmtB family transcription factor produces the protein MSVQPDAARRDVCLRFDPHAEQVARLRDRLLEVAGLSELFGVLADETRTKIVYVLAEAELCVCDLATLLDLSLPAVSHHLRLLRAMRLVKYRREGKNVYYSLADDHVLRLIQVAQEHYAEDR, from the coding sequence GTGAGCGTCCAACCCGACGCGGCGCGGCGGGACGTGTGCCTTCGCTTCGACCCCCACGCGGAGCAGGTCGCCCGTCTGCGGGACCGGCTGCTGGAGGTGGCCGGCCTGTCCGAGCTGTTCGGGGTGCTGGCCGACGAGACGCGGACCAAGATCGTCTACGTGCTGGCGGAGGCGGAACTCTGCGTGTGCGACCTGGCGACCCTGCTGGATCTGTCCCTGCCCGCCGTCTCGCACCACCTGCGCCTGCTGAGGGCCATGCGGCTGGTCAAGTACCGGCGGGAGGGCAAGAACGTCTACTATTCGCTGGCCGATGACCACGTGCTGCGGCTGATCCAGGTCGCCCAGGAGCACTACGCGGAAGACCGCTGA